In Quercus robur chromosome 10, dhQueRobu3.1, whole genome shotgun sequence, a genomic segment contains:
- the LOC126702022 gene encoding mitogen-activated protein kinase homolog NTF4-like isoform X2, translated as MMPMSATATATTTENISATLSHGGRCIQYNIFGNIFEVTAKYKPPILPIGKGAYGIVCSALNSETNEHVALKKIANAFDNKIDAKRTLREIKLLRHMDHEN; from the exons ATGATGCCGATGTCGGCGACGGCGACGGCGACGACGACGGAGAACATATCGGCGACATTGAGTCACGGAGGGAGGTGTATTCAGTACAATATCTTCGGTAACATCTTCGAAGTCACCGCCAAGTATAAGCCTCCCATTCTGCCGATCGGCAAAGGCGCTTACGGCATCGTTTg CTCGGCCTTGAATTCGGAGACGAATGAGCACGTGGCGTTGAAGAAGATTGCGAATGCGTTCGATAACAAGATCGATGCGAAGAGAACTCTACGTGAGATCAAGCTGCTTCGTCATATGGATCATGAAAAT TGA
- the LOC126702022 gene encoding mitogen-activated protein kinase homolog NTF4-like isoform X1 produces the protein MMPMSATATATTTENISATLSHGGRCIQYNIFGNIFEVTAKYKPPILPIGKGAYGIVCSALNSETNEHVALKKIANAFDNKIDAKRTLREIKLLRHMDHENHYSTICIQHFLH, from the exons ATGATGCCGATGTCGGCGACGGCGACGGCGACGACGACGGAGAACATATCGGCGACATTGAGTCACGGAGGGAGGTGTATTCAGTACAATATCTTCGGTAACATCTTCGAAGTCACCGCCAAGTATAAGCCTCCCATTCTGCCGATCGGCAAAGGCGCTTACGGCATCGTTTg CTCGGCCTTGAATTCGGAGACGAATGAGCACGTGGCGTTGAAGAAGATTGCGAATGCGTTCGATAACAAGATCGATGCGAAGAGAACTCTACGTGAGATCAAGCTGCTTCGTCATATGGATCATGAAAAT CATTATAGTACAATATGTATCCAGCACTTTCTGCACTAA